A portion of the Channa argus isolate prfri chromosome 19, Channa argus male v1.0, whole genome shotgun sequence genome contains these proteins:
- the epc1a gene encoding enhancer of polycomb homolog 1 isoform X4, with amino-acid sequence MVIPVPEAECNITHYESLYPGEFKMPKQLIHIQPFSLDTEQPDYDLDSEDDTFVNKLKKKMEITALQFEEMIDRLEKGSGQQLVSLQEAKLLLKEDDELIKEVFDYWSRKRKTFKGGSLIPNVKQEKRDGSSTSDPYVAFRRRTEKMQTRKNRKNDEASYEKMLKLRRDLSRAVTILEMIKRREKSKRELLHLTLEIVEKRNTLPDFGSEVMAEALAQRALVKPIYTIPIIPLSNSNQYRHQDHSDMKDYKKPEKTEAVRTKRKYEKKPKIPPLSAPQHSGPSVFNPKDLNQYDFPSSDDEPFSQIHSGSSEAEEENDPDGCYAFRRKAGCQYYAAHPDQGGNWPWVSPSEGGLGDPCFRYCLTSLNMPRRCIGLARRRVGRGGRVLLDRAHTDQDDNSCQSLDSSPKPKPLASPLPSSPLRNFNTSTSVTNTSDPASSPHLPFSPSPLSSSSPSHMDLRQILANITSCRWRHFRPRTLSHHPSGEGDLSRRGFRDISRTMSGLTRTLSGGATSQNRIGPAPTPVNVFTAEQYQQHQEQLALMHKQQLEQSQQQQQQANNSATTTNTQALVSKTLDQASAQFAASALVTTDQILTFKSKEELVLASGVNGVLTSAGVCKGLHFSNTTAALHQTNQSTHTTTSTAPTFLQPSSNSATPSPANALPTSLSSNSSAHAAATTPQQLGLLGCSAANTPPTTHVLIGNNICLSMPSAASLAGRHIPRTLGNVPPTALKLSATTNLQIPKVSGATSMDMSSRENHDEDKPALNSIADNTVAMEVT; translated from the exons ATGGTTATCCCCGTCCCCGAGGCAGAGTGTAACATCACTCACTACGAGTCCCTCTATCCTGGGGAGTTCAAGATGCCAAAGCAGCTTATTCACATACAGC CTTTCAGTTTGGACACAGAGCAGCCAGACTACGACCTAGATTCTGAGGATGATACATTTGTGAAtaagctgaaaaagaaaatggaaatcaCTGCCCTGCAGTTTGAAGAAATGATAGACCGACTGGAGAAAGGCAGTGGACAGCAG CTTGTCAGTCTCCAGGAAGCCAAACTGCTGCTGAAAGAGGATGATGAGCTGATCAAGGAGGTATTTGACTACTGGAGCCGCAAGAGGAAAACTTTTAAGGGTGGCTCCCTCATCCCCAATGTCAAGCAGGAGAAAAGGGATGGCTCTAGCACCAGTGACCCCTATGTGGCCTTCCGCCGACGGACGGAGAAGATGCAGACCAGAAAG AACCGAAAGAATGACGAGGCATCATATGAGAAGATGCTGAAGCTGCGCAGGGACCTGAGCCGAGCTGTCACCATCTTGGAGATGATCAAAAGGAGGGAGAAGAGCAAGAGGGAACTGCTGCATCTCACACTGGAGATTGTGGAGAAGAG GAATACACTGCCAGACTTTGGCAGTGAGGTGATGGCGGAGGCACTGGCACAGCGGGCTCTAGTGAAGCCCATCTACACCATCCCCATCATTCCCCTGTCCAATAGTAACCAGTACAGACACCAGGACCACTCGGACATGAAGGACTACAAGAAG CCTGAGAAGACGGAGGCAGTTCGAACCAAAAGGAAATATGAAAAGAAGCCCAAGATCCCTCCTCTGTCAGCGCCTCAACATTCAGGGCCCTCTGTGTTCAATCCCAAGGACCTCAACCAGTACGATTTCCCCAGCTCAGATGATGAACCATTCTCACAG ATCCATTCGGGTTCCTCAGAGGCAGAAGAGGAGAATGACCCAGATGGCTGCTATGCATTCAGGAGGAAGGCCGGCTGTCAGTACTATGCT GCTCATCCAGACCAGGGTGGCAACTGGCCCTGGGTAAGCCCATCAGAAGGTGGGCTTGGTGACCCATGCTTCCGCTACTGTCTGACCTCACTGAACATGCCACGGCGCTGCATAGGTTTGGCCCGGCGCCGCGTTGGCAGAGGGGGCAG ggtCTTACTGGATAGAGCACACACAGATCAAGATGACAACAGCTGTCAGAGCCTGGATTCCAGCCCGAAGCCCAAACCACTCGCCTCACCACTTCCAAGCTCTCCACTCCGCAACTTTAACACCAGTACCTCAGTAACCAATACCTCGGACCCAGCCAGCTCCCCTCACCTTCCCTTCTCGCCATCACCTCTGTCGTCGTCATCACCATCGCATATGGACCTCCGCCAGATTCTTGCGAACATTACATCTTGCCGCTGGAGACACTTCAGACCGCGGACACTATCCCATCACCCCTCAGGTGAGGGAGACTTGTCTCGCAGAGGATTTAGGGATATTAGCCGGACAATGTCAGGACTAACTCGGACCCTGTCTGGAGGAGCTACCTCCCAGAACCGCATAGGCCCTGCCCCCACCCCTGTCAATG TGTTCACAGCAGAGCAGTACCAGCAGCACCAGGAGCAGTTGGCCCTCATGCATAAAcagcagctggagcagagccagcagcaacagcagcaagcCAACAACTCTGCAACAACTACCAACACACAG GCCCTTGTGTCCAAGACACTGGACCAGGCCAGCGCCCAGTTTGCTGCTTCGGCCCTCGTCACCACAGACCAGATCCTGACCTTCAAGTCCAAAGAGGAGCTGGTGCTGGCCAGCGGCGTGAATGGGGTCCTGACAAGTGCAG GTGTTTGTAAAGGCTTGCACTTCTCCAACACCACAGCAGCCCTTCACCAGACCAACCAGTCGACACACACTACCACCTCCACGGCTCCAACTTTCCTGCAACCCTCCTCAAACTCGGCCACCCCGTCTCCTGCCAACGCCCTCCCCACCTCCCTCAGCTCCAACTCCAGCGCCCACGCAGCAGCAACGACACCTCAGCAGCTGGGGCTCCTAGGATGCAGCGCTGCCAATACTCCCCCCACCACTCACGTCCTTATCGGGAACAACATTTGTCTGAGCATGCCGTCGGCCGCCAGCCTGGCCGGACGCCACATCCCCCGGACCCTCGGCAACGTGCCACCCACTGCCTTAAAACTGTCCGCCACAACCAACCTGCAAATACCCAAAGTCTCTGGAGCCACGTCCATGGACATGAGCTCAAG GGAAAATCACGACGAAGACAAGCCAGCCCTGAACAGTATAGCAGACAACACAGTTGCCATGGAGGTGACGTAG
- the epc1a gene encoding enhancer of polycomb homolog 1 isoform X2, which translates to MSKLSFRARALDASKPLPVFRCEDLPDLHEYASINRAVPQMPTGMEKEEESEHHLQRAISAQQVYGEKRDNMVIPVPEAECNITHYESLYPGEFKMPKQLIHIQPFSLDTEQPDYDLDSEDDTFVNKLKKKMEITALQFEEMIDRLEKGSGQQLVSLQEAKLLLKEDDELIKEVFDYWSRKRKTFKGGSLIPNVKQEKRDGSSTSDPYVAFRRRTEKMQTRKNRKNDEASYEKMLKLRRDLSRAVTILEMIKRREKSKRELLHLTLEIVEKRNTLPDFGSEVMAEALAQRALVKPIYTIPIIPLSNSNQYRHQDHSDMKDYKKPEKTEAVRTKRKYEKKPKIPPLSAPQHSGPSVFNPKDLNQYDFPSSDDEPFSQIHSGSSEAEEENDPDGCYAFRRKAGCQYYAAHPDQGGNWPWVSPSEGGLGDPCFRYCLTSLNMPRRCIGLARRRVGRGGRVLLDRAHTDQDDNSCQSLDSSPKPKPLASPLPSSPLRNFNTSTSVTNTSDPASSPHLPFSPSPLSSSSPSHMDLRQILANITSCRWRHFRPRTLSHHPSGEGDLSRRGFRDISRTMSGLTRTLSGGATSQNRIGPAPTPVNVFTAEQYQQHQEQLALMHKQQLEQSQQQQQQANNSATTTNTQALVSKTLDQASAQFAASALVTTDQILTFKSKEELVLASGVNGVLTSAAALHQTNQSTHTTTSTAPTFLQPSSNSATPSPANALPTSLSSNSSAHAAATTPQQLGLLGCSAANTPPTTHVLIGNNICLSMPSAASLAGRHIPRTLGNVPPTALKLSATTNLQIPKVSGATSMDMSSRENHDEDKPALNSIADNTVAMEVT; encoded by the exons atgagtAAATTGTCGTTTCGGGCACGGGCGCTGGATGCTAGTAAGCCTCTACCCGTCTTCCGCTGCGAGGATTTGCCTGACCTGCACGAATATGCCTCAATCAACCGGGCAGTGCCGCAGATGCCGACTGGaatggaaaaagaggaggaatcG gaGCACCATCTCCAGAGGGCCATCTCAGCACAGCAGGTATATGGCGAGAAACGGGACAATATGGTTATCCCCGTCCCCGAGGCAGAGTGTAACATCACTCACTACGAGTCCCTCTATCCTGGGGAGTTCAAGATGCCAAAGCAGCTTATTCACATACAGC CTTTCAGTTTGGACACAGAGCAGCCAGACTACGACCTAGATTCTGAGGATGATACATTTGTGAAtaagctgaaaaagaaaatggaaatcaCTGCCCTGCAGTTTGAAGAAATGATAGACCGACTGGAGAAAGGCAGTGGACAGCAG CTTGTCAGTCTCCAGGAAGCCAAACTGCTGCTGAAAGAGGATGATGAGCTGATCAAGGAGGTATTTGACTACTGGAGCCGCAAGAGGAAAACTTTTAAGGGTGGCTCCCTCATCCCCAATGTCAAGCAGGAGAAAAGGGATGGCTCTAGCACCAGTGACCCCTATGTGGCCTTCCGCCGACGGACGGAGAAGATGCAGACCAGAAAG AACCGAAAGAATGACGAGGCATCATATGAGAAGATGCTGAAGCTGCGCAGGGACCTGAGCCGAGCTGTCACCATCTTGGAGATGATCAAAAGGAGGGAGAAGAGCAAGAGGGAACTGCTGCATCTCACACTGGAGATTGTGGAGAAGAG GAATACACTGCCAGACTTTGGCAGTGAGGTGATGGCGGAGGCACTGGCACAGCGGGCTCTAGTGAAGCCCATCTACACCATCCCCATCATTCCCCTGTCCAATAGTAACCAGTACAGACACCAGGACCACTCGGACATGAAGGACTACAAGAAG CCTGAGAAGACGGAGGCAGTTCGAACCAAAAGGAAATATGAAAAGAAGCCCAAGATCCCTCCTCTGTCAGCGCCTCAACATTCAGGGCCCTCTGTGTTCAATCCCAAGGACCTCAACCAGTACGATTTCCCCAGCTCAGATGATGAACCATTCTCACAG ATCCATTCGGGTTCCTCAGAGGCAGAAGAGGAGAATGACCCAGATGGCTGCTATGCATTCAGGAGGAAGGCCGGCTGTCAGTACTATGCT GCTCATCCAGACCAGGGTGGCAACTGGCCCTGGGTAAGCCCATCAGAAGGTGGGCTTGGTGACCCATGCTTCCGCTACTGTCTGACCTCACTGAACATGCCACGGCGCTGCATAGGTTTGGCCCGGCGCCGCGTTGGCAGAGGGGGCAG ggtCTTACTGGATAGAGCACACACAGATCAAGATGACAACAGCTGTCAGAGCCTGGATTCCAGCCCGAAGCCCAAACCACTCGCCTCACCACTTCCAAGCTCTCCACTCCGCAACTTTAACACCAGTACCTCAGTAACCAATACCTCGGACCCAGCCAGCTCCCCTCACCTTCCCTTCTCGCCATCACCTCTGTCGTCGTCATCACCATCGCATATGGACCTCCGCCAGATTCTTGCGAACATTACATCTTGCCGCTGGAGACACTTCAGACCGCGGACACTATCCCATCACCCCTCAGGTGAGGGAGACTTGTCTCGCAGAGGATTTAGGGATATTAGCCGGACAATGTCAGGACTAACTCGGACCCTGTCTGGAGGAGCTACCTCCCAGAACCGCATAGGCCCTGCCCCCACCCCTGTCAATG TGTTCACAGCAGAGCAGTACCAGCAGCACCAGGAGCAGTTGGCCCTCATGCATAAAcagcagctggagcagagccagcagcaacagcagcaagcCAACAACTCTGCAACAACTACCAACACACAG GCCCTTGTGTCCAAGACACTGGACCAGGCCAGCGCCCAGTTTGCTGCTTCGGCCCTCGTCACCACAGACCAGATCCTGACCTTCAAGTCCAAAGAGGAGCTGGTGCTGGCCAGCGGCGTGAATGGGGTCCTGACAAGTGCAG CAGCCCTTCACCAGACCAACCAGTCGACACACACTACCACCTCCACGGCTCCAACTTTCCTGCAACCCTCCTCAAACTCGGCCACCCCGTCTCCTGCCAACGCCCTCCCCACCTCCCTCAGCTCCAACTCCAGCGCCCACGCAGCAGCAACGACACCTCAGCAGCTGGGGCTCCTAGGATGCAGCGCTGCCAATACTCCCCCCACCACTCACGTCCTTATCGGGAACAACATTTGTCTGAGCATGCCGTCGGCCGCCAGCCTGGCCGGACGCCACATCCCCCGGACCCTCGGCAACGTGCCACCCACTGCCTTAAAACTGTCCGCCACAACCAACCTGCAAATACCCAAAGTCTCTGGAGCCACGTCCATGGACATGAGCTCAAG GGAAAATCACGACGAAGACAAGCCAGCCCTGAACAGTATAGCAGACAACACAGTTGCCATGGAGGTGACGTAG
- the epc1a gene encoding enhancer of polycomb homolog 1 isoform X3, which yields MGAHCTQMDDYYRVSLPDLDHSLMATGVLTRSCRSTISRGPSQHSRYMARNGTIWLSPSPRQSVTSLTTSPSILGSSRCQSSLFTYSLVSLQEAKLLLKEDDELIKEVFDYWSRKRKTFKGGSLIPNVKQEKRDGSSTSDPYVAFRRRTEKMQTRKNRKNDEASYEKMLKLRRDLSRAVTILEMIKRREKSKRELLHLTLEIVEKRNTLPDFGSEVMAEALAQRALVKPIYTIPIIPLSNSNQYRHQDHSDMKDYKKPEKTEAVRTKRKYEKKPKIPPLSAPQHSGPSVFNPKDLNQYDFPSSDDEPFSQIHSGSSEAEEENDPDGCYAFRRKAGCQYYAAHPDQGGNWPWVSPSEGGLGDPCFRYCLTSLNMPRRCIGLARRRVGRGGRVLLDRAHTDQDDNSCQSLDSSPKPKPLASPLPSSPLRNFNTSTSVTNTSDPASSPHLPFSPSPLSSSSPSHMDLRQILANITSCRWRHFRPRTLSHHPSGEGDLSRRGFRDISRTMSGLTRTLSGGATSQNRIGPAPTPVNVFTAEQYQQHQEQLALMHKQQLEQSQQQQQQANNSATTTNTQALVSKTLDQASAQFAASALVTTDQILTFKSKEELVLASGVNGVLTSAGVCKGLHFSNTTAALHQTNQSTHTTTSTAPTFLQPSSNSATPSPANALPTSLSSNSSAHAAATTPQQLGLLGCSAANTPPTTHVLIGNNICLSMPSAASLAGRHIPRTLGNVPPTALKLSATTNLQIPKVSGATSMDMSSRENHDEDKPALNSIADNTVAMEVT from the exons ATGGGAGCCCATTGCACCCAAATGGATGATTATTATCGTGTCAGCCTCCCTGATTTGGATCATTCACTCATGGCCACAGGAGTCCTCACCCGCAGTTGCAg gaGCACCATCTCCAGAGGGCCATCTCAGCACAGCAGGTATATGGCGAGAAACGGGACAATATGGTTATCCCCGTCCCCGAGGCAGAGTGTAACATCACTCACTACGAGTCCCTCTATCCTGGGGAGTTCAAGATGCCAAAGCAGCTTATTCACATACAGC CTTGTCAGTCTCCAGGAAGCCAAACTGCTGCTGAAAGAGGATGATGAGCTGATCAAGGAGGTATTTGACTACTGGAGCCGCAAGAGGAAAACTTTTAAGGGTGGCTCCCTCATCCCCAATGTCAAGCAGGAGAAAAGGGATGGCTCTAGCACCAGTGACCCCTATGTGGCCTTCCGCCGACGGACGGAGAAGATGCAGACCAGAAAG AACCGAAAGAATGACGAGGCATCATATGAGAAGATGCTGAAGCTGCGCAGGGACCTGAGCCGAGCTGTCACCATCTTGGAGATGATCAAAAGGAGGGAGAAGAGCAAGAGGGAACTGCTGCATCTCACACTGGAGATTGTGGAGAAGAG GAATACACTGCCAGACTTTGGCAGTGAGGTGATGGCGGAGGCACTGGCACAGCGGGCTCTAGTGAAGCCCATCTACACCATCCCCATCATTCCCCTGTCCAATAGTAACCAGTACAGACACCAGGACCACTCGGACATGAAGGACTACAAGAAG CCTGAGAAGACGGAGGCAGTTCGAACCAAAAGGAAATATGAAAAGAAGCCCAAGATCCCTCCTCTGTCAGCGCCTCAACATTCAGGGCCCTCTGTGTTCAATCCCAAGGACCTCAACCAGTACGATTTCCCCAGCTCAGATGATGAACCATTCTCACAG ATCCATTCGGGTTCCTCAGAGGCAGAAGAGGAGAATGACCCAGATGGCTGCTATGCATTCAGGAGGAAGGCCGGCTGTCAGTACTATGCT GCTCATCCAGACCAGGGTGGCAACTGGCCCTGGGTAAGCCCATCAGAAGGTGGGCTTGGTGACCCATGCTTCCGCTACTGTCTGACCTCACTGAACATGCCACGGCGCTGCATAGGTTTGGCCCGGCGCCGCGTTGGCAGAGGGGGCAG ggtCTTACTGGATAGAGCACACACAGATCAAGATGACAACAGCTGTCAGAGCCTGGATTCCAGCCCGAAGCCCAAACCACTCGCCTCACCACTTCCAAGCTCTCCACTCCGCAACTTTAACACCAGTACCTCAGTAACCAATACCTCGGACCCAGCCAGCTCCCCTCACCTTCCCTTCTCGCCATCACCTCTGTCGTCGTCATCACCATCGCATATGGACCTCCGCCAGATTCTTGCGAACATTACATCTTGCCGCTGGAGACACTTCAGACCGCGGACACTATCCCATCACCCCTCAGGTGAGGGAGACTTGTCTCGCAGAGGATTTAGGGATATTAGCCGGACAATGTCAGGACTAACTCGGACCCTGTCTGGAGGAGCTACCTCCCAGAACCGCATAGGCCCTGCCCCCACCCCTGTCAATG TGTTCACAGCAGAGCAGTACCAGCAGCACCAGGAGCAGTTGGCCCTCATGCATAAAcagcagctggagcagagccagcagcaacagcagcaagcCAACAACTCTGCAACAACTACCAACACACAG GCCCTTGTGTCCAAGACACTGGACCAGGCCAGCGCCCAGTTTGCTGCTTCGGCCCTCGTCACCACAGACCAGATCCTGACCTTCAAGTCCAAAGAGGAGCTGGTGCTGGCCAGCGGCGTGAATGGGGTCCTGACAAGTGCAG GTGTTTGTAAAGGCTTGCACTTCTCCAACACCACAGCAGCCCTTCACCAGACCAACCAGTCGACACACACTACCACCTCCACGGCTCCAACTTTCCTGCAACCCTCCTCAAACTCGGCCACCCCGTCTCCTGCCAACGCCCTCCCCACCTCCCTCAGCTCCAACTCCAGCGCCCACGCAGCAGCAACGACACCTCAGCAGCTGGGGCTCCTAGGATGCAGCGCTGCCAATACTCCCCCCACCACTCACGTCCTTATCGGGAACAACATTTGTCTGAGCATGCCGTCGGCCGCCAGCCTGGCCGGACGCCACATCCCCCGGACCCTCGGCAACGTGCCACCCACTGCCTTAAAACTGTCCGCCACAACCAACCTGCAAATACCCAAAGTCTCTGGAGCCACGTCCATGGACATGAGCTCAAG GGAAAATCACGACGAAGACAAGCCAGCCCTGAACAGTATAGCAGACAACACAGTTGCCATGGAGGTGACGTAG
- the epc1a gene encoding enhancer of polycomb homolog 1 isoform X6 — MARNGTIWLSPSPRQSVTSLTTSPSILGSSRCQSSLFTYSLVSLQEAKLLLKEDDELIKEVFDYWSRKRKTFKGGSLIPNVKQEKRDGSSTSDPYVAFRRRTEKMQTRKNRKNDEASYEKMLKLRRDLSRAVTILEMIKRREKSKRELLHLTLEIVEKRNTLPDFGSEVMAEALAQRALVKPIYTIPIIPLSNSNQYRHQDHSDMKDYKKPEKTEAVRTKRKYEKKPKIPPLSAPQHSGPSVFNPKDLNQYDFPSSDDEPFSQIHSGSSEAEEENDPDGCYAFRRKAGCQYYAAHPDQGGNWPWVSPSEGGLGDPCFRYCLTSLNMPRRCIGLARRRVGRGGRVLLDRAHTDQDDNSCQSLDSSPKPKPLASPLPSSPLRNFNTSTSVTNTSDPASSPHLPFSPSPLSSSSPSHMDLRQILANITSCRWRHFRPRTLSHHPSGEGDLSRRGFRDISRTMSGLTRTLSGGATSQNRIGPAPTPVNVFTAEQYQQHQEQLALMHKQQLEQSQQQQQQANNSATTTNTQALVSKTLDQASAQFAASALVTTDQILTFKSKEELVLASGVNGVLTSAGVCKGLHFSNTTAALHQTNQSTHTTTSTAPTFLQPSSNSATPSPANALPTSLSSNSSAHAAATTPQQLGLLGCSAANTPPTTHVLIGNNICLSMPSAASLAGRHIPRTLGNVPPTALKLSATTNLQIPKVSGATSMDMSSRENHDEDKPALNSIADNTVAMEVT; from the exons ATGGCGAGAAACGGGACAATATGGTTATCCCCGTCCCCGAGGCAGAGTGTAACATCACTCACTACGAGTCCCTCTATCCTGGGGAGTTCAAGATGCCAAAGCAGCTTATTCACATACAGC CTTGTCAGTCTCCAGGAAGCCAAACTGCTGCTGAAAGAGGATGATGAGCTGATCAAGGAGGTATTTGACTACTGGAGCCGCAAGAGGAAAACTTTTAAGGGTGGCTCCCTCATCCCCAATGTCAAGCAGGAGAAAAGGGATGGCTCTAGCACCAGTGACCCCTATGTGGCCTTCCGCCGACGGACGGAGAAGATGCAGACCAGAAAG AACCGAAAGAATGACGAGGCATCATATGAGAAGATGCTGAAGCTGCGCAGGGACCTGAGCCGAGCTGTCACCATCTTGGAGATGATCAAAAGGAGGGAGAAGAGCAAGAGGGAACTGCTGCATCTCACACTGGAGATTGTGGAGAAGAG GAATACACTGCCAGACTTTGGCAGTGAGGTGATGGCGGAGGCACTGGCACAGCGGGCTCTAGTGAAGCCCATCTACACCATCCCCATCATTCCCCTGTCCAATAGTAACCAGTACAGACACCAGGACCACTCGGACATGAAGGACTACAAGAAG CCTGAGAAGACGGAGGCAGTTCGAACCAAAAGGAAATATGAAAAGAAGCCCAAGATCCCTCCTCTGTCAGCGCCTCAACATTCAGGGCCCTCTGTGTTCAATCCCAAGGACCTCAACCAGTACGATTTCCCCAGCTCAGATGATGAACCATTCTCACAG ATCCATTCGGGTTCCTCAGAGGCAGAAGAGGAGAATGACCCAGATGGCTGCTATGCATTCAGGAGGAAGGCCGGCTGTCAGTACTATGCT GCTCATCCAGACCAGGGTGGCAACTGGCCCTGGGTAAGCCCATCAGAAGGTGGGCTTGGTGACCCATGCTTCCGCTACTGTCTGACCTCACTGAACATGCCACGGCGCTGCATAGGTTTGGCCCGGCGCCGCGTTGGCAGAGGGGGCAG ggtCTTACTGGATAGAGCACACACAGATCAAGATGACAACAGCTGTCAGAGCCTGGATTCCAGCCCGAAGCCCAAACCACTCGCCTCACCACTTCCAAGCTCTCCACTCCGCAACTTTAACACCAGTACCTCAGTAACCAATACCTCGGACCCAGCCAGCTCCCCTCACCTTCCCTTCTCGCCATCACCTCTGTCGTCGTCATCACCATCGCATATGGACCTCCGCCAGATTCTTGCGAACATTACATCTTGCCGCTGGAGACACTTCAGACCGCGGACACTATCCCATCACCCCTCAGGTGAGGGAGACTTGTCTCGCAGAGGATTTAGGGATATTAGCCGGACAATGTCAGGACTAACTCGGACCCTGTCTGGAGGAGCTACCTCCCAGAACCGCATAGGCCCTGCCCCCACCCCTGTCAATG TGTTCACAGCAGAGCAGTACCAGCAGCACCAGGAGCAGTTGGCCCTCATGCATAAAcagcagctggagcagagccagcagcaacagcagcaagcCAACAACTCTGCAACAACTACCAACACACAG GCCCTTGTGTCCAAGACACTGGACCAGGCCAGCGCCCAGTTTGCTGCTTCGGCCCTCGTCACCACAGACCAGATCCTGACCTTCAAGTCCAAAGAGGAGCTGGTGCTGGCCAGCGGCGTGAATGGGGTCCTGACAAGTGCAG GTGTTTGTAAAGGCTTGCACTTCTCCAACACCACAGCAGCCCTTCACCAGACCAACCAGTCGACACACACTACCACCTCCACGGCTCCAACTTTCCTGCAACCCTCCTCAAACTCGGCCACCCCGTCTCCTGCCAACGCCCTCCCCACCTCCCTCAGCTCCAACTCCAGCGCCCACGCAGCAGCAACGACACCTCAGCAGCTGGGGCTCCTAGGATGCAGCGCTGCCAATACTCCCCCCACCACTCACGTCCTTATCGGGAACAACATTTGTCTGAGCATGCCGTCGGCCGCCAGCCTGGCCGGACGCCACATCCCCCGGACCCTCGGCAACGTGCCACCCACTGCCTTAAAACTGTCCGCCACAACCAACCTGCAAATACCCAAAGTCTCTGGAGCCACGTCCATGGACATGAGCTCAAG GGAAAATCACGACGAAGACAAGCCAGCCCTGAACAGTATAGCAGACAACACAGTTGCCATGGAGGTGACGTAG